Genomic DNA from Paenibacillus donghaensis:
AGCAGGGTAAGGGCACCTCGGAGCACACCGGTTGCAAACCTTCTTTTAATCGTGTAGATTTGCTCGAGTTCCCGTTTCACTTCCCCGGCACCGCCAAACTGTGATAACGCTAGCGATACCGCCTGCTGTTCGCTGTTCCCGGCCTGCATATGCTCCAGCGCTCCCGAGATCAGATTGGCTGTCATCTCCTCGCGGAAATCATTGATTTCTGCAGCCGGTTCATTCATTTGTCTGCACAGCCGGTCGACATAGTCTGTAATCCGGCGGGTAGATTCAGGGGTTAAGCTCTTCGTTCTCATGATGGTTTCCCTCCCAATAAAGTATCAATAATGCCGCGGAATACGGACCAGCTTCGCTGGCTGTCCTGCAGCCGTGTTTCACCCTCTGGCAGCAGCCGGTAATATTTGCGCCGCCCGCCGCCGCTGGATTCATCGTCTTCTCCCCAGAAGGCCTCCAGCAAGCCTTGTTTCTCCAGCCGTTTCAGCGCCATATACAGCGTAGCTTCTTTAATATCCATTGCGCCGCCGCTGACCTCGCGTACTTTCTTGGCAATTTCATACCCATACATCGGCTTGTCCTGAAGGAGACTCAGCAGAATGACATCGATATAACCCTTCAACATCTCCTTATCGAAATCCAAGTAACTATTCCCCCTGTCTGACTACTTCGTATTATTAAGTACATCATATTATGTTCTGGGATAGATTGCAAGCCAACGGCACCGAATTACCCCACGCACGTGAATTAACGGACTCCATAGCTCTTATTTGGGTATTTTGGCCATTTTTGGCGGGTTACACGGACTGCATGGCTCTTATTGCAGAATATACGTGTCAAAAGAGACGGGTTTGGAGTAAATAAGGGCGCTGGAGTCCGCTAATCTCGCAAATGACGGGAAATGGGGCAAATAAGGGTACTGGAGTCCGTATAGACGTGAGAGAAATCAATACAGGTGAATACTCCCCCAAATACTCTGTGCACCCGACTTTACGTAATTTTCCCTGAGTGGCATAACTCACAAGCATTATGGAAGATATTGGTTATAATTAACAGTGGTTTGAAATTGATTATAATCCGGGAGGTACATGATGTACGAATACAAATTTATAGACATTCCCCTCAAGAAATCCAAGAAAGCGTTGATCGTGACGGAGGCTGATTATCAGGAGCTGATCCGGAGCCATGCCGCCGAAGGCTGGAGACTGGTGCAAATCTTCGCTCCGATGGGAGATGGACTGTTGATTGCGGATCATTATCAGATTATTCTGGAGCGTAGCGGCAGCTAGGTTACATCAGCAACTGCCCTTGCGACAATTTCATCCATGGAAACAGATGGCTATTCCACAGAGATTATTTTAGAATAGAAGCGTATGGATTAGCTTATCTTGACCATTCGACAGGACAATCGAGAGGAGAGATTACAGGATGAAATTCCGCAAACTGGGTGGAACCGGATTGAAGGTCAGTGAAATCAGTCTTGGCAGCTGGCTGACGTATGGAGGTTATGTGGAACGGGAGAATGCCGTGCGGGCGATCGAGACGGCCTATGGGCTCGGAGTCAACTTTTTCGATACAGCCAATGTATATGAGAGAGGGGCGGCCGAGAAGGTGCTGGGCGAGACGCTGCGCGGCTATCCCCGGGATTCTTATGTGCTGGCGACCAAGGTATACGGCACGATGGGCGAAGGTCCCAATGACAGAGGCCTGTCCCGCAAGCATATTACCGAGCAATGCCATGCCAGCTTGAAGCGGCTGGGTGTGGAATATGTCGATATTATGTATTGCCACCGCTATGATCCCGAAACGCCGCTGCTCGAAACACTGCGTGCACTGGATGATCTTATCCGCCAGGGCAAAATCTATTATATAGGGGTAAGCGAGTGGACCGCCGCTCAAATGGTAGACGCGCTGGCTACAGCGGATCGCTATCTGCTGGACCGGATCGTTGTGAACCAGCCGGTATACAATATGTTCAATCGCTATATTGAGAAAGAGATTCTTCCGCTTGGCGAACGCTGCGGTATCGGACAAGTGGTCTTCTCTCCGCTGGCCCAGGGTCTGCTGACCGGCAAATACAGCTCGGTCTCCGACTTCCCGGAGGACAGCCGGGCGGCCAAGCTGGACGGAATGCGCAAAGGCATTACCGAGGAGAAGCTGGCGAAGGTTCGCCAATTAGGTGAAATCGCTGCGGGGCTGGACATCTCCACCTCCAATCTGGCCTTGGCCTGGATTCTGCGTCAGGGAAATGTCGCCAGCGCGCTGGTGGGTGCCAGCAAGCCGGAGCAGGTTGAAGAGAATGTCAAGGCCTCGGGGATCGAGCTGAGCGCCGAAGTGCTGAAGCAGATTGAAGATATTCTGGTCTGAACCTGTGTAACGGCAAGGCCTATGAAAGGTTGTGGTATGATTCAGGTTATTCTGAATATACTCTACTACCTAAATCATAGTAAAAAAGGAGTCCTGGCCATGCCTACACATCCCTTTGTTTCCCGGTTTTTTGTGAATACCGATGCGCGCTGTGAGTCGCTGATCTACGATTTGCCGCCAAGCTGGTGGAGCCGTCCTTATGAATACGAATGGAGCCTCAATTTTATTTCTCCGCACGGTGCGGTGCTGGATGCGGCTTGCGGGATATCCCATCCGCTCAAATTTCATCTGGCCAGCGTCTGTGCCGAGGTTCACGCCTGTGATATGGATGCTCGAATCGCTTCCTGGGATGCCGTGATACAGGAGGTCAGTGATGATATAGGACCGGAAGCTGCCCGGCAGGTCAAAACGTCAAGAACAGGCAATCTGAAGCTGCAGCAGGCCAATCTGACCGAGCTTCCTTATGAGGATGAGAGCTTTGATACTATTTTCTGCATCTCTGTACTGGAGCATCTGACCCATGAGGACACCGTAGGCACATTGCGGGAGTTCCACCGGACCCTGAATGGCGAGGGGCTGCTGGTGCTGACCTTCGACTACCCGACAGTAAATCTGCCAGTTATGAACCAACTGCTGCTGGAAGCGGGGTTCGTGTATTGGGGCGAGACGGATTTTGAACTGCCGGCAGATGCGGTAGGAACAGACCTGTGGGGCGGGCTCAACTGTTTCAGAGCTGTGCTCAAAAAAGCTGAGGAATAGTACCAGCCTCTCATTTGGATAGGGCCTCCAGTTATAGTAGAATAGGGTGGAACGTACTGATGACAGGAGGGTATTCTGATGGGAATGACAGGACAATATTTGGCGGTGACTTCAGAGGTGCTTCAGTCCATTCGGAGTGAGGAGGTTAGCATCCACAGTCTGGAAACGGGTCTGGATATCGATAAATCGTGGCAAGCGCTGCATTATGTGCTCTGTGGAACGATTGCCGACGGCGAGCCGCCGCTTGGGTTGATTGTGCCGATGTCGGGCAGCCATTATATCGGGCATCTGTCAGACATGGATGTGTTCGCACTGAGTCCAACTGAAGTGGAGGAAGCCCTGTCTGCGGTAGAGAAGATCACGGCGGCAGAGCTGAAGGAGCAATATGATTTTGCCGATCTGCTCGAGCAAGGGGTGTATCCTGTGATGGAGGATGAGGACCCGGAAGCGTTTTTTGAGTATATTTATGAGCACTTTACAGCCATCCGCGATTTCTACGCTAAAGTGACTGCTGAAGGCAAGCAAATTTTATTTTATATCTTTTGAGTACAACTACAGCTTAGGCAATAGCCCAGAAGGAGTTTATTGATTTTGCGCAAATTTCTTATGTTTACCTTGGCGTTGCTCCTGCTGCTTCCAGCTGCATTTAGCACTGAACCTTCGGTGGCTTCCAGTGCGACGCCGGCGGTTAAGGACAACATCAAGCTTACCTTTGCCGGTGATATCCTGCTGGATGGATTCGTGGGGGACCAGATTGCCAAATACGGGGTGAATTTCCCGTTTGCCAAGGTGACCCCTGTGCTGAAGCAGGCCGATATGGCCTTCGCCAATCTGGAGACGCCGGTCTCCAATAGAGGCAGTGCTGCCCAGAAGGCCTTTGCATTCCGCTCGAAGCCGTCGGCACTTGCCGGTCTGCAGTATGCCGGGATTGACGGTGTTACCGTTGCCAACAATCATATTCTCGACTATGGCCGGAATGCGATGCTGGATACACTGACTTATCTGGATCAATACAAGATTGGTCGCACAGGCGCGGGCAAGAATCTGGACGAGGCGTTTAAGCCTTACACCCAGACCATCAAAGGCAAAACCGTTGCCGTACTTGGTGTCAGCCGGGTACTGTCCAGTCCGGACTGGTATGCAGGCAAGAACAAACCCGGTGCAGCTTCGGCATACACCCTGGAGCCTATGCTGAGCGTGATTAAGCAGTCGGCCAAGGTCAATGACTACACGGTGGTGTATATCCACTGGAACCAGGAGTTTAAGGATTACCCGGAGAAATATGCCCGTACGATGGCCAAACAGATGATCGACAGCGGGGCCGACATTATTATCGGCTCACACAGCCATTGTCTGATGGGGATTGAATATTACAAAAACAAACCGATTTACTATTCGCTCGGCAACTTTGTGTTCAACCGCTCGACGCGCGGCGGCGACAAGACGCTGAATTCCATGCTGGTCGATTTCGAGCTGGACGGTTCCAAGATCACCAGCCGGATCACACCAGTCAAAATCATCGGCGGACAGCCGAACTTCATGGGCGAAGCGTACAATAAGCAGACGATCCAGCTGCTGAACAAGCTTTCCTTCAACGCACGCATTGCTGCGGACGGCAAGGTGACGCAGAAATAAATGCATGAAGCGCTACTACTTAGGTCTCTCTGATGATGTAGAAGGCTACATGGGTGCTTCCAGAGGAATTAGATGCAAAAGTGCATTTAATTTCAGCTGGATTTCCTGTTATTGGGCAAAGAAGTGCGAATCTGCAACTATTTTCGAGTAAATTGCTTGTTTCTCGCTCAGAATCGGATATTAAGTGCGTTATCGCACTTATTTACTCCAAAACGGAAAAAAACGGAAAATTAGATGCAGATTCGCAACTAATTCAGTGGATTGGACAGATGTGGCGATCAGACTTACGTGCTCTTATCCTTAGATCCAGAGGAAGAATTAATACAGTTCCAAGCCCGTGTTGCGGCCTTGGAACTGTATTTTTTATTTTTTAGGAAATTATAATTTTCTTAATTCTGCGGATAAAGCATGTATCCAGTGCATGAAATTCAGGTCTTGCGCATTCCGCAGGAGCAGCCCGCCCTTGGAAGGGAGGGTTTGGGTGGGTTCTTCGAAACGCGGGAACGGGGAAGGAACTTATGAAACGGACAACCAGGCGCTACATTTAACGATAAAACCGGCAGGTCCGCCAATGTGGGGCCTGCCGGTTTATGTGGAAATATAAGACCCCCATGCCGCTGCGCGGCACCACTGAGCAATGTAATTGCGCGTGCCATCGCGTGATTACAGAGCAGAATGTATAGATTCTACGCTATAAATTATCCTTCTATTTCTCGCAGAAACGGATGCCGCCTCTCGCAGAGGTCGGCGATGCCGTTTCTTCTTATTGTGGAGCCAGGCGAACAGGCTCTCACATACGTCAGCCCTTAACCGCCCCGGCGACAACTCCCTTGACGATATATTTCTGCAGGAAGATGAACACTACGATGGAAGGCAGCACAGCCATCACCATGGCGGTCATTGCATATTGCCAATCCGAGGTATATTGGCCGACAAAGGTATAGGCGACCAGCGTCAGTGTTTTGGTATCAGGTGAGCCATTAACCATCAGCAGCGGCAACAGGAAGTCATTCCAGATCCACATCACATCGATAATGACGATGGTGGTGGTCACGGACTTCAGCAGCGGGAAGATGACACTGAAGAACAGCCGGAAGCCGGAAGCTCCGTCGATTGTAGCGCTCTCATCAATCTCTGCCGGAATCCCCTTGACGAACCCATGGTAGATGAACACAGCCAGCGGAGCGCCGAAACCCCAGTAGAGCAGGCCCAGTCCCCAGGTGCTCTCGGACAGATGAAAGCTCTTGGAGATTTGCAGCACGGTCAGCATAATCGATTGGAACGGAATCAGCATCGGCATGATGCAGATGAAGTAGAGAATGCCGCTCAGCTTCGACTTGGTGCGGGCCAGCTTATAGGCTGCGATCGAGGAGATTAGCACAATTCCTACCAGACCGACAACGGTAATGACCAGGTTGTTCATGAACAGACGGGGATAGTTAATGAACTCCCATACATAAGTGTAATTGCTGAAGGTCAGCGACTTGGGGAGGGCGATGACGTCGGTCATGACCTCGCCGAAGCTTTTGAAAGAGTTGATAATCGTCAGGAACAGCGGGTACAGGAACAGCAGGGAGAGAAGCACCATAACTACTTCCGT
This window encodes:
- a CDS encoding PadR family transcriptional regulator; its protein translation is MDFDKEMLKGYIDVILLSLLQDKPMYGYEIAKKVREVSGGAMDIKEATLYMALKRLEKQGLLEAFWGEDDESSGGGRRKYYRLLPEGETRLQDSQRSWSVFRGIIDTLLGGKPS
- a CDS encoding DUF4177 domain-containing protein, whose product is MMYEYKFIDIPLKKSKKALIVTEADYQELIRSHAAEGWRLVQIFAPMGDGLLIADHYQIILERSGS
- a CDS encoding aldo/keto reductase family protein, with product MKFRKLGGTGLKVSEISLGSWLTYGGYVERENAVRAIETAYGLGVNFFDTANVYERGAAEKVLGETLRGYPRDSYVLATKVYGTMGEGPNDRGLSRKHITEQCHASLKRLGVEYVDIMYCHRYDPETPLLETLRALDDLIRQGKIYYIGVSEWTAAQMVDALATADRYLLDRIVVNQPVYNMFNRYIEKEILPLGERCGIGQVVFSPLAQGLLTGKYSSVSDFPEDSRAAKLDGMRKGITEEKLAKVRQLGEIAAGLDISTSNLALAWILRQGNVASALVGASKPEQVEENVKASGIELSAEVLKQIEDILV
- a CDS encoding class I SAM-dependent methyltransferase — its product is MPTHPFVSRFFVNTDARCESLIYDLPPSWWSRPYEYEWSLNFISPHGAVLDAACGISHPLKFHLASVCAEVHACDMDARIASWDAVIQEVSDDIGPEAARQVKTSRTGNLKLQQANLTELPYEDESFDTIFCISVLEHLTHEDTVGTLREFHRTLNGEGLLVLTFDYPTVNLPVMNQLLLEAGFVYWGETDFELPADAVGTDLWGGLNCFRAVLKKAEE
- a CDS encoding YfbM family protein, with the protein product MGMTGQYLAVTSEVLQSIRSEEVSIHSLETGLDIDKSWQALHYVLCGTIADGEPPLGLIVPMSGSHYIGHLSDMDVFALSPTEVEEALSAVEKITAAELKEQYDFADLLEQGVYPVMEDEDPEAFFEYIYEHFTAIRDFYAKVTAEGKQILFYIF
- a CDS encoding CapA family protein, yielding MLRKFLMFTLALLLLLPAAFSTEPSVASSATPAVKDNIKLTFAGDILLDGFVGDQIAKYGVNFPFAKVTPVLKQADMAFANLETPVSNRGSAAQKAFAFRSKPSALAGLQYAGIDGVTVANNHILDYGRNAMLDTLTYLDQYKIGRTGAGKNLDEAFKPYTQTIKGKTVAVLGVSRVLSSPDWYAGKNKPGAASAYTLEPMLSVIKQSAKVNDYTVVYIHWNQEFKDYPEKYARTMAKQMIDSGADIIIGSHSHCLMGIEYYKNKPIYYSLGNFVFNRSTRGGDKTLNSMLVDFELDGSKITSRITPVKIIGGQPNFMGEAYNKQTIQLLNKLSFNARIAADGKVTQK
- a CDS encoding carbohydrate ABC transporter permease; amino-acid sequence: MKWSPGRIITEVVMVLLSLLFLYPLFLTIINSFKSFGEVMTDVIALPKSLTFSNYTYVWEFINYPRLFMNNLVITVVGLVGIVLISSIAAYKLARTKSKLSGILYFICIMPMLIPFQSIMLTVLQISKSFHLSESTWGLGLLYWGFGAPLAVFIYHGFVKGIPAEIDESATIDGASGFRLFFSVIFPLLKSVTTTIVIIDVMWIWNDFLLPLLMVNGSPDTKTLTLVAYTFVGQYTSDWQYAMTAMVMAVLPSIVVFIFLQKYIVKGVVAGAVKG